The following are from one region of the Bacillus methanolicus MGA3 genome:
- a CDS encoding ATP-binding protein has product MKNLAANHNIHYGLIELTPDGIIKKMNKEIKKLSFLEDNESDNLFKRIKNNEIKKKLHECFMGKSNQFIANIDGQSYLFLFHKTYDEQKLEKIHLYIFNFNQLQNYIDTNWNNNHLISSIGEMAAGVAHEVRNPLTAVKGFLQLLDQTYNAEYIQIAQSELERAITILNDLMSVSKPEFVQEQPTSFNVCTELKSTLLLFQNKLYNIRVIKKLENKEATIIGRKNQIKKAFFNLIKNAIESMPNGGTLVIEQTEDYQDIHITISDTGVGIPKDKLRLLGTPFFTLKQDGKGLGLAQVFNAIQNNNGKIHVESEEGKGTTFYLSFSKYKGNSVQYIGGNSMATEINSKSKLSEFLEQTSEFYSNEWIQYIKKDKSYISTLLSENGELERFEVNGNPIIHIVAKNIQALKPEDIMDTAKEYGIRLAKADFPIHLAWELIQSSRGIIWSAIKAFYNESKCTLDMEQFFALEREVNDIIDMFIDSYTAYYVGYKEELLKSHRQTLDELTVPIIPITDKICILPIVGNVDTYRAKKIRERTLVRVKELKAQQLIIDISGVPFVDTAVVSHLFKIVKGIKLLGCSTILTGISPEIADTMIELGIEIDKDLKTRADLQQALQEITHPS; this is encoded by the coding sequence ATGAAGAATTTAGCTGCCAATCATAACATCCATTATGGATTGATTGAACTCACTCCAGATGGAATCATAAAAAAAATGAATAAAGAGATAAAAAAGTTATCTTTCTTAGAAGATAATGAATCAGACAACTTGTTCAAACGTATCAAAAACAATGAAATTAAGAAGAAACTACATGAATGCTTTATGGGCAAATCAAATCAATTTATAGCAAACATTGATGGTCAAAGTTACCTTTTTTTGTTTCATAAAACCTATGATGAACAAAAGCTCGAAAAGATTCATTTGTATATTTTCAATTTCAACCAGTTACAAAACTATATTGATACCAATTGGAATAATAATCATTTAATATCATCTATCGGGGAGATGGCAGCCGGTGTTGCTCATGAGGTTCGAAATCCCTTAACTGCTGTAAAAGGATTTCTGCAATTATTGGATCAAACTTATAATGCCGAATATATTCAGATCGCGCAAAGCGAATTAGAGCGTGCCATCACTATCTTAAATGATTTAATGAGTGTCTCAAAACCCGAATTTGTACAAGAACAGCCTACATCTTTTAATGTATGTACGGAATTAAAATCCACCTTACTATTATTTCAGAACAAGCTTTATAATATAAGGGTAATCAAAAAGCTCGAAAATAAAGAAGCAACGATTATAGGAAGAAAAAATCAAATTAAAAAGGCATTTTTTAATTTAATTAAAAATGCAATTGAATCAATGCCAAACGGCGGGACACTGGTCATTGAACAAACCGAGGATTATCAAGATATCCATATTACCATTTCAGATACTGGCGTTGGAATTCCAAAGGACAAGCTTCGGCTCTTAGGCACTCCTTTCTTTACATTAAAACAGGATGGAAAAGGATTGGGGCTAGCGCAAGTTTTTAATGCGATCCAAAACAATAATGGAAAAATACATGTAGAGAGCGAGGAGGGCAAAGGAACAACCTTCTACCTTTCTTTTTCAAAATACAAAGGTAATTCTGTTCAATATATAGGAGGGAATTCGATGGCAACTGAAATAAACTCAAAAAGTAAATTATCTGAATTTTTAGAGCAAACTTCAGAGTTCTATTCAAATGAATGGATTCAATATATAAAAAAGGACAAAAGCTATATTAGCACATTATTAAGTGAAAACGGAGAACTTGAAAGATTCGAAGTAAATGGAAATCCAATCATACACATAGTTGCAAAAAATATTCAAGCATTAAAACCGGAAGATATTATGGACACTGCAAAAGAATATGGCATTCGGCTTGCAAAAGCCGATTTTCCGATTCATTTGGCTTGGGAACTCATTCAATCCTCTCGAGGGATTATCTGGAGTGCGATTAAAGCCTTTTATAACGAATCGAAATGCACTCTTGACATGGAACAATTTTTTGCCTTAGAACGAGAAGTGAATGATATAATTGATATGTTTATCGATTCATATACCGCTTACTACGTCGGTTATAAAGAGGAACTATTGAAAAGCCATCGTCAAACATTAGACGAATTGACCGTTCCGATTATCCCGATTACAGATAAAATATGTATTCTTCCAATCGTCGGAAATGTGGATACGTACCGTGCAAAAAAAATACGAGAAAGAACTTTAGTAAGAGTAAAAGAATTAAAAGCACAGCAATTGATTATTGATATTTCCGGCGTTCCATTTGTGGATACGGCCGTTGTCAGCCATTTATTTAAAATTGTTAAAGGAATTAAATTATTAGGCTGTTCAACCATATTAACCGGAATCAGTCCGGAAATTGCAGATACAATGATTGAACTTGGAATAGAGATCGACAAAGATTTAAAAACCAGAGCTGATCTTCAACAGGCTTTACAGGAAATCACCCACCCTTCATAA
- a CDS encoding ATP-binding protein, with protein sequence MYRVSIEREDDVYIASTIGKMTAEHFGLNKSQQTKLVVSIMELSRNIVYYAGKGEIFINPIKSYGIEIIAVDKGPGIKDIDKILRNEIPSKKGLGLGLSGVMRLMDEFEITSNNNLGTKVRAVKWIDERLVKRYEEFSCQS encoded by the coding sequence GTGTATAGGGTTTCCATTGAAAGAGAAGATGATGTTTACATAGCCAGTACCATAGGAAAAATGACTGCAGAACACTTCGGATTAAATAAAAGCCAACAAACGAAGTTGGTCGTATCCATTATGGAATTATCTCGCAACATTGTCTACTATGCAGGTAAAGGAGAAATTTTTATCAATCCGATTAAGTCATATGGAATTGAAATTATTGCAGTTGATAAAGGCCCCGGAATTAAAGACATTGATAAAATCTTAAGAAATGAAATTCCCTCTAAAAAAGGGCTGGGATTAGGTTTATCAGGGGTAATGCGTTTAATGGATGAATTTGAAATCACAAGTAATAATAACCTTGGAACTAAGGTTAGAGCCGTAAAATGGATCGATGAAAGGCTGGTTAAACGCTATGAAGAATTTAGCTGCCAATCATAA